The proteins below come from a single Methanolobus chelungpuianus genomic window:
- a CDS encoding threonine--tRNA ligase has protein sequence MQLLLIHSDYIEYEVKKSTPVAEKIEESFRTGRLEEALTAFMAVEKADEADVEGIISKAAAEIRNVAGQVKAANIMLYPYAHLSSDLSSPKAAVAVLKGVEAALSGEYNVKRAPFGWYKAFRISCKGHPLSELSRSIVPEGKPAVCGEAVAVEKEEVVSEALKAESTARSYWHILTPDGELHNTEGFDFTGHENLQKFVNYEISKQRAVERAPPHVELMRRLEIADYEPGSDSGNMRYYPKGRLMKSLLENFVLEESYKVGAMEVETPLMYDMEHPTLKKYLDRFPARQYSIESDKRHMFLRFAACFGQFLMNHDMTISYKNLPMRMIEMTRYSFRKEQRGELVGLRRLRAFTMPDMHSLCTDMQQAVEQFDAQYNMCISVLDKVGIKVSDFEVAVRFTRDFYNENKDFITNLARTVNKPVLVEMWDTRFFYFVLKFEFNFVDALAKASALSTVQIDVENADRYDINYVDTDGVAKKPVILHCSPSGAIERCIYGLLEKEAMRAEKGGVPMLPVWLSPTQVRVIPISEKHMGFAKQVADQLQCRVDIDDREDTVGKKVREAAREWIPYIVVVGDKEAETGNINVTIRAESEPEKPKKVEMTAGQLNARVLSEIEGLPYKGLPLAKMLSVRPKFL, from the coding sequence ATGCAACTTTTATTGATCCATTCTGATTACATTGAATACGAAGTTAAGAAAAGCACTCCTGTGGCCGAGAAGATCGAGGAGTCATTCAGGACCGGAAGGCTCGAGGAGGCGCTGACAGCCTTCATGGCAGTGGAAAAAGCAGATGAGGCCGATGTAGAAGGCATTATCAGCAAGGCGGCAGCCGAGATAAGGAATGTGGCAGGACAGGTAAAGGCTGCCAACATAATGCTGTACCCCTACGCGCACCTTAGTTCCGATCTCTCCTCCCCCAAGGCCGCTGTTGCTGTTCTCAAGGGCGTGGAAGCGGCACTGTCCGGGGAGTACAACGTCAAGAGGGCTCCTTTTGGATGGTACAAGGCTTTCAGGATCAGTTGTAAGGGTCACCCGCTTTCCGAGCTTTCGCGCTCTATAGTCCCCGAGGGCAAGCCCGCAGTCTGCGGGGAGGCCGTAGCCGTGGAAAAGGAAGAGGTCGTATCCGAGGCCCTGAAGGCGGAGAGCACTGCAAGGTCCTACTGGCACATACTGACGCCTGACGGAGAGCTGCACAACACCGAGGGATTTGATTTCACAGGGCACGAGAACCTGCAGAAGTTCGTCAATTATGAGATATCAAAACAGAGAGCTGTCGAGAGGGCTCCGCCACATGTTGAGCTCATGCGCAGGCTGGAGATCGCTGATTACGAACCCGGGTCCGACTCAGGCAACATGCGTTACTACCCCAAGGGGCGCCTGATGAAATCCCTGCTTGAGAACTTCGTGCTTGAGGAGTCCTACAAGGTGGGCGCCATGGAAGTCGAGACTCCCCTGATGTATGATATGGAGCACCCGACCCTGAAGAAGTATCTTGACAGGTTCCCTGCAAGGCAGTATTCTATCGAATCCGACAAGAGGCACATGTTCCTCAGGTTCGCGGCATGTTTCGGGCAGTTCCTCATGAACCACGACATGACCATCTCATACAAGAACCTGCCAATGAGGATGATCGAGATGACCAGGTACAGCTTCCGTAAGGAACAGCGCGGGGAACTGGTAGGCCTGCGGAGGCTGCGTGCCTTCACAATGCCTGACATGCACAGCCTGTGTACAGACATGCAGCAGGCTGTGGAGCAGTTTGATGCACAGTATAACATGTGCATATCCGTGCTTGATAAGGTCGGCATCAAGGTAAGTGACTTCGAGGTGGCTGTAAGGTTCACCAGGGACTTCTACAATGAGAACAAGGATTTCATCACAAACCTGGCCCGTACCGTCAACAAGCCCGTGCTTGTGGAGATGTGGGATACGAGGTTCTTCTATTTCGTGCTCAAGTTCGAGTTCAACTTCGTCGATGCCCTTGCAAAGGCAAGTGCTCTCTCCACTGTCCAGATCGATGTGGAGAACGCCGACAGGTATGATATCAATTATGTGGATACCGACGGCGTGGCAAAGAAGCCCGTTATCCTCCACTGCTCCCCGAGTGGGGCCATCGAGCGCTGTATCTACGGTCTCCTGGAGAAGGAGGCCATGAGAGCTGAGAAGGGTGGAGTGCCTATGCTTCCAGTATGGCTTTCCCCTACCCAGGTAAGGGTCATACCCATATCCGAGAAACACATGGGATTTGCAAAACAGGTTGCAGACCAGCTGCAGTGCCGCGTGGACATTGACGACAGGGAGGATACCGTGGGCAAGAAGGTCCGTGAGGCAGCCCGTGAATGGATACCTTATATTGTGGTCGTGGGTGACAAGGAGGCCGAGACCGGTAACATCAATGTGACTATCAGGGCTGAATCCGAGCCTGAGAAGCCGAAGAAGGTGGAAATGACCGCCGGGCAGCTTAATGCCAGGGTGCTTTCCGAGATAGAGGGCCTGCCTTACAAGGGCCTGCCTCTTGCAAAGATGCTGTCCGTAAGGCCAAAGTTCTTATAA
- a CDS encoding acylphosphatase: protein MLDENTDAGAPASANIIVSGKVQGVYYRKFTQENAIRLGLAGFARNMPDGRVEVVAEGPRGSIETLIEMLHRGPAFSRVKDVDVRWSSPSGEFSAFGIKR, encoded by the coding sequence ATGCTGGATGAAAATACGGATGCAGGGGCTCCTGCCTCTGCAAACATCATTGTTTCCGGGAAGGTGCAGGGAGTCTATTACCGGAAGTTCACGCAGGAGAACGCCATCAGGCTCGGACTGGCGGGTTTTGCCCGCAACATGCCCGATGGCCGGGTGGAGGTGGTGGCCGAGGGTCCGCGTGGGAGTATTGAAACACTCATAGAGATGCTTCACAGAGGCCCCGCTTTTTCCCGGGTGAAGGATGTGGATGTCCGCTGGTCATCTCCTTCAGGTGAATTCTCTGCCTTCGGGATAAAGAGATAG
- the thiI gene encoding tRNA uracil 4-sulfurtransferase ThiI, translated as MMNDIVIVRYGELALKSSSVRNWYEKTLVNNIESMLKQYGVPYSDISREWGRIFIHSADPDAPKAAADVFGVVSTSPARTTEASIEAAARLCAEVADGFVREDESFAIRAKRTGNHDFSSRELGMKCGDAVWAMLESKGMQPSVDLTDPDREIFVEMRQKYAYVFTGQVQGVGGLPLGTQGKMVSLISGGIDSPVATWMMMKRGVEIIPIYCNNEPFSDERGRQRTMECIDQLQKWCPGHPFKVYEVPNGQNLRAFIDNCDRAKTCVLCKRTMYRIALEIMNIENASGIITGSSLGQVASQTAANMYAEVYGLCAPLYHPLIGLDKDEIVTIAKRIGTFDISIKPAASCAAVPQHPEVKAKSASLPPEESKVEIEDMVRYSIANAKVTKV; from the coding sequence ATGATGAACGATATAGTCATTGTCAGGTATGGCGAACTTGCCCTCAAGAGCAGCAGCGTCAGGAACTGGTACGAGAAGACCTTGGTGAACAACATCGAGTCAATGCTGAAGCAATATGGTGTTCCCTATTCGGATATAAGCCGTGAGTGGGGCAGGATATTCATCCACAGTGCTGACCCCGACGCCCCAAAAGCAGCAGCGGATGTATTTGGTGTGGTTTCCACTTCCCCGGCAAGGACAACGGAAGCCAGCATCGAGGCTGCAGCCAGGCTTTGTGCAGAGGTGGCCGATGGTTTTGTCCGCGAAGATGAATCCTTTGCGATAAGGGCAAAGCGGACCGGCAATCATGACTTCTCTTCCAGGGAACTCGGGATGAAGTGCGGGGATGCGGTGTGGGCCATGCTTGAGTCGAAGGGAATGCAGCCCTCCGTAGACCTGACCGATCCCGACAGGGAGATATTCGTTGAGATGAGGCAGAAGTACGCCTATGTATTCACCGGGCAGGTGCAGGGCGTGGGAGGGCTGCCCCTCGGGACACAGGGTAAGATGGTCTCTCTCATATCGGGTGGCATAGACTCTCCTGTAGCTACCTGGATGATGATGAAAAGAGGCGTGGAGATTATCCCTATCTACTGCAATAATGAGCCTTTCAGTGATGAGCGTGGAAGGCAGAGGACTATGGAGTGCATCGACCAGCTCCAGAAATGGTGCCCCGGCCACCCTTTCAAGGTATATGAGGTGCCAAACGGGCAGAACCTGAGGGCTTTCATTGATAACTGCGACCGTGCAAAGACCTGTGTGCTGTGTAAGCGTACCATGTACAGGATAGCGCTGGAGATCATGAACATAGAGAATGCTTCAGGTATTATCACAGGCTCTTCCCTCGGACAGGTGGCCTCCCAGACGGCTGCCAATATGTATGCTGAGGTCTATGGGTTATGTGCTCCCCTCTACCATCCGCTGATCGGTCTCGATAAGGACGAGATCGTCACTATCGCAAAGAGGATAGGTACTTTCGATATTTCCATAAAGCCGGCTGCAAGTTGTGCGGCTGTTCCCCAGCACCCTGAGGTCAAAGCAAAGTCTGCATCCCTTCCGCCAGAGGAAAGTAAGGTGGAGATCGAGGACATG